Proteins from one Leptospira bourretii genomic window:
- a CDS encoding LB_137 family protein, giving the protein MIEIYHKIEIFPLVLGTHISSLRCLRTVFLTFLLFLSVSSLLADKIRLKSGEVLNGKVVNVTATHVEWQDQGKRYKFLNTEVQGIDVGYDGLPACADYKTFGVEDCDLILTKLTKTNASFSKKSSPLELEIIPIKKISSLKVQAESDLPMERYIEPGAKGKWVFAGKEITGNFKTLERGRIIIETDIKTLESVDILDFQSFEIQNKSVIVKVIKEETPKVIPGYSPITEKRYGKAAFIFGGAFLSGLGMLYEYNASVNAINKDIEYIPTSDGRVFVFANTLSTENYEFHRQRFLIYSVVFTSIISYSLIDSFYLGRMESKKENTTGVYLKPLLDMKPNANTTYLGIGNQFRPNDSLFYGLSFESKF; this is encoded by the coding sequence GTGATAGAAATCTATCACAAAATTGAGATTTTCCCATTGGTTTTAGGCACCCACATATCCTCCTTACGATGTTTACGGACAGTATTTCTAACCTTTCTGCTGTTTTTGAGTGTCTCCTCCCTCTTGGCGGATAAGATTCGTTTGAAATCAGGGGAAGTACTGAATGGAAAGGTTGTCAACGTTACCGCAACACACGTGGAATGGCAGGACCAAGGCAAACGTTATAAATTCCTGAATACAGAGGTTCAAGGAATTGATGTGGGCTATGACGGACTTCCGGCTTGCGCTGATTACAAAACCTTCGGTGTGGAAGACTGCGATTTGATCCTCACCAAATTGACAAAAACCAATGCTAGTTTTTCCAAAAAAAGTAGCCCTTTGGAATTAGAGATCATTCCCATAAAAAAAATCTCTTCCTTAAAAGTTCAGGCTGAATCGGATCTTCCGATGGAACGATACATCGAACCTGGGGCCAAGGGGAAATGGGTATTTGCTGGCAAAGAAATTACAGGAAATTTCAAAACCTTGGAACGAGGTCGAATCATCATTGAGACCGATATAAAAACTCTGGAGTCGGTTGATATCTTGGATTTCCAATCTTTTGAAATTCAAAACAAATCGGTGATTGTAAAAGTTATTAAAGAAGAAACACCCAAAGTCATTCCAGGTTATTCCCCTATCACCGAAAAAAGATATGGAAAAGCGGCATTTATTTTTGGTGGTGCTTTCCTTTCCGGCTTAGGAATGTTATATGAGTACAATGCATCTGTCAATGCAATCAACAAAGATATCGAATACATCCCAACAAGTGATGGAAGAGTTTTTGTATTTGCGAATACATTAAGCACAGAAAATTATGAATTTCATAGACAACGATTTTTGATTTATTCTGTTGTCTTTACTTCAATCATCTCTTATAGTTTGATTGATAGTTTTTATTTAGGTCGAATGGAATCAAAAAAAGAAAATACCACAGGTGTCTATCTAAAACCTTTACTGGACATGAAACCCAATGCCAATACAACTTATTTAGGAATAGGAAATCAGTTTAGACCAAATGATAGTTTGTTTTATGGATTAAGTTTTGAATCCAAGTTTTAA
- a CDS encoding PrsW family glutamic-type intramembrane protease, with protein sequence MINQFSIPSLVICLINLVTLGFYYSFYRFHFYRFTESFLQYTAFAFSIFSAGIALALQAILLNWLPDGGPYWNSFILSSFVEELAKLLGIYLFFSKNQDEFTVTDGIFYGLVLGGGFGLVENILYFINTGLWSQVLRSITALPIHMMNGGLVGAYLMMFLFHKNPFFKWGKLGFGFFLCVGIHGLYNLSIFQEIDLLFVLPFCILSLFFILELTIAKSRILVPGHILKLMNMSMEEYEILSRHNRHEGWIQNIQKHISTSGIKLLQYPNLRHSIITAFFLVPGIFSIYLLFESPEWISYKFPDLGLQDYFALFVMYPIVLALMFFFAGILNPYFFRDRMLAVPLFSSVDLHLGNIEENSAMFHIQANMFYLPTSQMFPENTKVKFDLWIGLDCFVGLSGTILWCRENEEGNCGAMCQLDKIPYPFLFKWHFLRLKQNFKNLFLRKALV encoded by the coding sequence ATGATCAACCAATTTTCAATACCAAGTTTGGTCATTTGCCTTATCAATTTAGTAACTCTGGGTTTTTATTACTCATTCTATCGATTTCATTTTTACAGGTTTACCGAGTCCTTTTTACAATACACTGCTTTTGCCTTTTCTATTTTTAGTGCAGGGATTGCCCTGGCCTTACAAGCAATCTTATTAAATTGGCTACCCGATGGTGGACCATATTGGAATTCCTTTATTCTATCTTCTTTTGTAGAAGAACTTGCTAAATTACTGGGAATCTATTTGTTTTTTAGTAAAAATCAGGATGAATTCACGGTTACCGATGGAATTTTTTACGGATTGGTGTTAGGTGGCGGATTCGGTCTCGTTGAAAATATTTTGTATTTTATTAATACCGGGCTTTGGTCACAAGTGCTTCGTTCAATTACAGCTCTTCCTATCCATATGATGAATGGGGGACTCGTTGGTGCTTACTTAATGATGTTTTTATTTCATAAAAATCCATTTTTTAAATGGGGGAAATTAGGATTCGGTTTTTTTCTTTGTGTGGGAATTCATGGATTGTATAATCTTTCTATTTTCCAAGAAATTGATTTACTCTTTGTTCTCCCATTTTGTATTCTTTCCTTGTTTTTTATTCTAGAACTAACAATTGCTAAATCAAGAATCCTTGTGCCAGGTCATATTCTGAAACTAATGAATATGAGTATGGAAGAGTATGAAATTCTTAGCCGTCACAATCGACATGAAGGTTGGATTCAAAATATACAAAAACATATTTCCACCTCGGGGATTAAACTTTTACAATACCCAAACTTACGCCATTCCATTATCACTGCGTTTTTTTTAGTACCGGGAATTTTTTCCATTTATTTGTTATTTGAATCACCAGAATGGATTTCTTATAAGTTTCCAGACCTTGGGCTACAGGATTATTTTGCTCTCTTTGTGATGTATCCGATTGTATTAGCGCTTATGTTTTTCTTTGCAGGTATTTTGAATCCATATTTCTTTAGAGATCGAATGTTGGCGGTTCCATTATTTAGTTCCGTTGATTTACATTTAGGAAACATTGAAGAAAACTCTGCAATGTTTCACATCCAAGCAAATATGTTTTACCTTCCCACATCACAGATGTTTCCTGAAAATACGAAAGTCAAATTTGACCTTTGGATTGGTTTAGATTGTTTTGTTGGTCTTTCTGGAACCATTCTTTGGTGTAGGGAGAATGAAGAAGGAAATTGTGGGGCCATGTGCCAACTAGATAAAATTCCATATCCTTTTCTTTTTAAATGGCATTTCCTTCGTTTGAAGCAGAATTTTAAAAATTTATTTTTAAGAAAGGCTTTGGTTTAA
- a CDS encoding VWA domain-containing protein, with amino-acid sequence MFLDFFYNLRRESVPCSTGELIAFLATLRKLTDPSGYMSLDQLYRVGRLNFVKDLKYYDSYDLAFSQTFGSWKEQRIQFRDTLFEWLEENIPKHLTDAEKQNAPHMSMEEVIEELKKRLEEQKERHNGGNKWVGTSGTSPFGNSGYNPNGISIGGNTEGEGNRSGVSLWNERKYKAYREDEILDTRSIQLALKELRFLKKEGRRELHVDKTIDRTCENGGEIELVEERERKNSLRLVLIMDIGGSMTPHSDRVSKLFSASRGLYHFKEVHNYFFHNIFHEYLYENHEFQSRISLKHFEEKFRKNTKLIFVGDAYMAPYELMGTPYNPYAYHSANSDEKQRKAKSGLESLKELVGYFPESVWLNPEPKRFWGAPTIEAIEDVVPMFPLTIEGLRKAVKSLV; translated from the coding sequence ATGTTTTTGGATTTTTTTTACAATCTAAGGCGAGAATCTGTTCCTTGTTCTACGGGAGAGTTGATTGCATTTCTTGCCACCTTAAGAAAGTTAACGGACCCTTCTGGATATATGAGTTTAGATCAATTGTACCGAGTAGGACGCCTCAATTTTGTCAAAGATTTAAAATACTATGATAGTTATGATTTAGCTTTTTCCCAAACCTTTGGTTCTTGGAAAGAACAAAGAATCCAATTTCGAGATACCTTATTTGAATGGTTGGAAGAAAATATTCCAAAACATTTAACTGATGCGGAAAAACAAAATGCTCCTCACATGAGTATGGAAGAAGTCATTGAAGAACTAAAAAAAAGATTAGAGGAACAGAAAGAACGCCATAATGGCGGAAATAAATGGGTTGGGACTTCAGGAACTTCACCCTTTGGCAATTCTGGATATAATCCCAATGGAATTTCCATTGGAGGAAATACGGAAGGAGAAGGGAATCGATCTGGCGTTAGTTTGTGGAATGAACGAAAATACAAAGCATACAGAGAAGATGAAATTTTAGATACAAGGTCCATTCAACTAGCTTTAAAAGAACTCCGCTTCTTAAAAAAAGAAGGAAGGAGGGAACTCCATGTTGATAAAACGATTGATAGAACCTGTGAAAATGGAGGTGAAATAGAACTTGTAGAAGAAAGAGAACGTAAAAATTCACTTCGGCTCGTACTCATAATGGACATTGGGGGGAGTATGACCCCGCATTCCGATCGAGTGAGCAAACTTTTTAGTGCCAGCAGAGGACTCTATCATTTCAAAGAAGTTCATAATTATTTTTTTCATAATATCTTTCACGAATATTTATACGAAAACCACGAATTTCAATCAAGGATCTCGCTCAAACATTTCGAAGAGAAGTTTCGCAAAAACACTAAATTGATATTTGTGGGTGATGCCTATATGGCTCCTTATGAGCTAATGGGGACACCTTACAATCCTTATGCGTATCATTCTGCAAACTCTGATGAAAAACAAAGAAAAGCAAAAAGTGGACTGGAATCACTCAAAGAATTGGTCGGCTATTTCCCTGAATCGGTTTGGCTCAATCCCGAACCCAAACGTTTTTGGGGTGCTCCGACCATCGAGGCCATCGAAGATGTTGTCCCTATGTTTCCCCTAACCATCGAGGGTTTACGAAAGGCAGTAAAAAGCTTGGTTTAA
- a CDS encoding AAA family ATPase: MADYILSEDLKEAVQVAEITKRPLLLKGEPGTGKTLLASFLAETKKLPFYRWHVKSTSLAKEGLYFYDAVSRLNDSRFPEEEAMLRVRDVKNYIRLGALGEAFSQSHKAVVLIDEIDKADIEFPNDLLLELDKMEFFIPETKEHIVAIERPIVIITSNNEKELPDAFLRRCIFHYIEFPKREAMKEIIRAHYPSIETEFMEKALAMFYSIRKIESLRKKPSTSELLDWIQVLLVSGETLESSKIPFAGTLFKSEEDYRVYLN; encoded by the coding sequence ATGGCTGATTATATCCTGTCCGAAGATCTAAAAGAAGCGGTCCAAGTTGCAGAAATTACAAAGCGACCACTCCTGCTCAAAGGAGAACCAGGGACTGGAAAGACACTCCTCGCAAGTTTCCTTGCCGAGACCAAAAAACTCCCTTTCTATCGCTGGCATGTCAAATCCACAAGCCTTGCAAAAGAAGGATTATATTTCTATGATGCGGTCTCTCGGCTGAATGATTCGCGGTTTCCAGAAGAGGAGGCAATGCTGCGAGTTCGGGATGTCAAAAACTACATCCGGCTTGGTGCCCTGGGGGAAGCATTTTCACAATCCCACAAAGCGGTGGTTCTCATTGATGAAATTGATAAAGCAGACATTGAGTTTCCTAACGATTTACTTTTGGAATTAGACAAAATGGAATTTTTTATTCCGGAAACCAAGGAACATATTGTTGCAATAGAAAGACCAATTGTCATCATCACATCGAATAATGAAAAGGAACTACCAGATGCCTTTTTAAGACGATGTATTTTTCATTACATTGAATTTCCAAAACGGGAAGCAATGAAAGAGATCATCCGCGCACATTATCCTTCGATTGAAACAGAATTTATGGAAAAAGCTTTGGCAATGTTTTATTCGATAAGAAAAATTGAAAGCCTTCGTAAAAAACCTTCTACGAGTGAACTCCTGGACTGGATTCAAGTTCTTCTAGTTTCTGGAGAAACTTTGGAATCGAGTAAAATTCCTTTTGCCGGAACTTTATTTAAATCGGAAGAGGATTACCGAGTTTACTTAAACTGA
- a CDS encoding amidohydrolase: MAVIKIAIYQKNLHKRISPEEIAKIQQTKAHFLILPEGFPHFFQSESPENAANHEKEYQDHLLEISESFSGVILGGTHYRKNEEGLLVSALPILQSLVLVDFYEKKSPSSSKEPGVKDGKTESIFIMGGLRFGLLVGEDLENKSIWEEFKKENIEIIFYLSSAEQSRSYEEDLTYFEALAKEKSVHFIRVCGPSEGKPARSLYASPSGINWKVGKVEEDKDVLKTLSVNVMRSYLL, from the coding sequence ATGGCTGTCATCAAAATCGCAATTTATCAAAAGAACTTACACAAACGGATTAGCCCAGAGGAAATTGCCAAAATCCAACAAACTAAGGCGCATTTTTTAATTTTACCAGAAGGTTTTCCTCACTTCTTTCAAAGTGAATCCCCTGAAAATGCGGCGAATCACGAAAAAGAATACCAAGACCATTTATTAGAAATCTCTGAAAGTTTCTCTGGAGTCATTTTGGGAGGAACTCATTACCGGAAAAATGAGGAAGGACTTTTGGTTTCGGCACTTCCGATTCTCCAATCCTTAGTTCTTGTTGATTTTTATGAAAAAAAATCTCCTTCTTCCTCGAAAGAACCAGGTGTGAAGGATGGAAAAACTGAATCTATTTTCATTATGGGTGGACTTCGGTTTGGGCTTCTTGTCGGAGAAGATTTGGAAAACAAATCCATTTGGGAAGAGTTTAAAAAAGAGAATATCGAAATTATTTTTTACCTATCTTCAGCAGAACAAAGCCGTTCATATGAAGAAGATCTAACTTACTTTGAAGCACTTGCAAAAGAAAAATCAGTTCATTTCATACGTGTTTGTGGTCCATCAGAAGGAAAACCTGCAAGAAGTTTATATGCTTCACCTTCGGGAATCAATTGGAAAGTGGGAAAAGTAGAAGAAGACAAGGATGTTTTAAAAACTTTGTCAGTGAATGTGATGAGAAGTTATTTGTTATAA
- a CDS encoding lipoprotein signal peptidase: protein MNLPKTPFFSVFKPGYLAFVLFGLFLDLITKYIIITKMLAHESIPVLGDFFRLSLTFNTGFVFGLFQDNALPSLFATGFAIVFLIFYRWQNADLGNAWGWNFVMAGAFGNFLDKFFVKIPGEGFRFGFTPEKPGIEYIGVVDFLDFEWPDFLLFDRWPAFNVADSCVSIGIVILLLTMDWKELDKK, encoded by the coding sequence ATGAATCTACCTAAAACTCCTTTTTTTTCTGTCTTTAAACCTGGATACTTGGCTTTTGTTCTATTTGGTCTTTTTTTAGACCTGATCACTAAATACATCATCATCACTAAAATGTTAGCTCATGAAAGTATTCCTGTGTTAGGTGATTTTTTTAGATTGTCATTAACATTTAATACAGGTTTTGTATTTGGTCTTTTCCAAGACAATGCTCTTCCTTCTTTGTTTGCTACTGGATTTGCGATTGTATTTCTTATTTTCTACCGTTGGCAAAATGCCGATTTGGGAAACGCCTGGGGTTGGAACTTTGTTATGGCGGGTGCATTCGGGAACTTTTTAGATAAATTTTTTGTAAAAATTCCGGGAGAAGGCTTTCGATTTGGATTCACTCCTGAAAAACCAGGGATTGAATACATTGGTGTCGTTGACTTTTTAGATTTTGAGTGGCCAGACTTTTTACTCTTCGACCGTTGGCCTGCGTTCAATGTCGCAGACTCTTGCGTTTCAATCGGAATCGTAATTCTTTTACTGACAATGGATTGGAAAGAGTTAGATAAAAAATAA
- a CDS encoding ABC1 kinase family protein, with protein sequence MNSKKHRSASIYLFVIKTWIEHLFLTKFKKKFYSEPKYESIRIHFLKRKGKETKHLFFAMGGVYIKIGQFVSNLFHILPEEFLWELQDLQDKIPPREFEEINERWLYDYKKSMDTIFTDLDKTSYASASTAQVHIGYYNGKKVAIKTLYPKIEEDAIRDLKTISRVIWLIDRFVFKVSAKEVNEQLNTMIRSELDLRSELKNLKYTKQLFALEKDFFFPTPIEELCNKHTLVTEFVEGKKIYEIEPLDSYTKKNPNLEKLIRAYILMIFEYRFFHADPHPGNLIFMETGELCFIDFGAVQSISEEETRILERILIGAMRKDYHLITESLFELGAVTESLSKEELIQIVKYSLEKLNRILDSTDHFRNISFDTLRPAEDLRFLKEIQVSLKRLLSSLKLPPNFLSLHRVLALLLGNSSYLDPTRSMIEYAEKPFSQIVLKGSSLKKLWKDEGEEFITSLFSLPKELNEFLYKWNRGEFQTPDSSRKEELRLKEIFTFGALGSIFFFFGMYYSEKFWKEPSILFYILSGLSFWSLAKSSLSYWKQK encoded by the coding sequence ATGAACTCTAAAAAACACAGGTCCGCTTCGATTTATCTATTTGTTATTAAAACCTGGATAGAACATCTTTTTTTGACAAAATTCAAAAAGAAATTTTATTCAGAACCCAAATACGAATCCATCCGCATTCACTTTCTTAAAAGAAAAGGCAAAGAAACAAAACATCTTTTTTTTGCAATGGGCGGTGTTTACATCAAAATTGGACAATTTGTCAGCAATTTATTCCATATACTACCAGAAGAATTTTTATGGGAACTCCAGGATTTACAGGACAAAATCCCACCTAGAGAATTTGAAGAAATCAACGAACGTTGGCTATATGACTATAAAAAGTCAATGGACACAATCTTTACCGATTTAGATAAAACCTCCTATGCAAGTGCATCCACAGCCCAAGTTCATATCGGATATTATAACGGCAAAAAAGTAGCAATCAAAACCCTCTATCCAAAAATTGAAGAAGATGCCATTCGCGATCTAAAAACTATTTCTAGGGTGATTTGGCTTATTGATCGATTTGTTTTTAAAGTTTCAGCCAAAGAAGTGAATGAACAATTAAACACAATGATACGTTCGGAACTAGACCTTCGAAGTGAGTTAAAAAACCTAAAATATACGAAACAATTATTTGCTTTGGAGAAAGATTTTTTTTTTCCAACTCCCATTGAAGAACTATGTAACAAACATACATTAGTAACAGAATTTGTGGAGGGTAAAAAAATCTATGAAATTGAACCTTTAGATTCTTATACAAAGAAAAATCCCAATTTAGAAAAACTAATTCGGGCTTATATACTTATGATCTTTGAGTATCGTTTTTTTCATGCAGATCCACATCCAGGAAATTTAATTTTTATGGAAACAGGGGAACTTTGTTTTATCGATTTCGGCGCCGTCCAGTCCATCTCCGAAGAAGAAACACGTATTTTAGAAAGAATTTTAATTGGTGCAATGCGAAAAGATTACCATTTGATCACAGAATCCTTATTTGAGTTAGGTGCTGTTACAGAATCCTTATCAAAAGAAGAACTCATCCAAATTGTCAAATACTCACTTGAAAAACTAAATCGTATCCTTGATTCGACAGATCATTTTCGTAATATCAGCTTTGATACACTAAGACCCGCCGAAGACCTCCGTTTTTTAAAAGAAATCCAAGTAAGTTTGAAACGATTGCTTTCTAGTCTAAAACTACCTCCAAATTTCCTGAGTCTCCACCGTGTTCTGGCCCTATTACTTGGAAATTCCTCTTATCTTGATCCGACGCGTTCAATGATTGAATATGCTGAAAAACCCTTTTCTCAAATCGTTCTGAAAGGAAGTTCCTTAAAAAAACTTTGGAAAGATGAGGGAGAGGAGTTCATTACGAGTCTTTTTTCCTTACCGAAGGAATTAAATGAGTTTTTATATAAATGGAACAGAGGCGAATTCCAAACCCCAGATTCATCCAGAAAAGAGGAGCTAAGACTCAAGGAAATATTCACCTTTGGCGCATTAGGATCGATATTTTTCTTTTTCGGAATGTATTATTCTGAAAAATTCTGGAAAGAACCGAGCATATTATTTTATATACTATCAGGACTTAGTTTTTGGTCTTTAGCCAAATCAAGTCTAAGTTATTGGAAACAAAAATAA
- a CDS encoding Gfo/Idh/MocA family protein has translation MKRSKIKTILIGLGRICSGLERDPFRKKPCTHMGVLQSEWGKKRFSFLLGYDSDPKKCELFQSQWDQDAKLVPNDPRKTSFGSSIDLAVISTPSSYHEDWAIHCIQSGIPNLLIEKPVALSENGAKKIHQLAKKHNTRIWINHERRYHPSYQFVKDQLTKGVFGELKSIRASVFTSAKNPGLAFSKLGGGPLLHDGTHAVDLIHWLIGKPKLLHSKLERPKKNSVETRAVAWFQNQAGVEVFLDVSGGRDYFQFEIDIHTSSNRIICSNDGFSFYQSVPSQLYQGFQSLVPFVPKQFPKPETANAFIGIYEEINQVIQGKKQRMEGTLSDNIEILNLIESIYRRKQ, from the coding sequence ATGAAACGATCCAAAATCAAAACCATCCTGATCGGTCTAGGACGGATTTGTTCCGGTTTGGAAAGGGATCCATTTCGTAAAAAACCTTGTACCCATATGGGTGTTTTACAATCCGAGTGGGGGAAAAAACGGTTTTCGTTTCTTCTTGGATATGATTCCGACCCAAAAAAATGCGAATTGTTCCAATCCCAATGGGATCAGGATGCAAAACTAGTGCCAAATGATCCAAGAAAAACTTCCTTCGGGTCTTCTATCGATTTAGCAGTTATTTCGACCCCCAGTTCTTACCATGAAGATTGGGCCATTCATTGTATCCAATCAGGAATTCCCAACTTACTCATCGAAAAACCTGTGGCTCTTTCAGAAAATGGAGCAAAGAAAATCCATCAGTTGGCCAAAAAGCACAACACAAGGATCTGGATCAACCATGAAAGACGTTATCATCCCAGTTACCAATTTGTGAAAGACCAACTCACCAAGGGAGTGTTTGGTGAACTCAAATCCATTCGAGCATCCGTTTTCACATCAGCCAAAAATCCGGGCCTTGCTTTTTCTAAGTTAGGAGGCGGTCCTTTACTTCATGACGGAACCCATGCAGTTGATTTGATCCACTGGTTGATTGGAAAACCTAAATTACTCCATTCCAAATTGGAAAGGCCAAAAAAAAATTCTGTAGAAACACGAGCTGTTGCTTGGTTTCAGAACCAAGCCGGTGTAGAAGTATTTTTAGATGTATCAGGTGGACGAGACTACTTTCAATTCGAAATAGACATTCATACAAGTTCAAATCGAATCATATGTTCAAATGATGGATTTTCTTTTTATCAATCCGTACCGTCTCAGTTATACCAAGGGTTTCAGAGTTTGGTTCCTTTCGTTCCCAAACAATTCCCAAAACCAGAAACAGCAAATGCATTCATTGGAATTTATGAAGAAATAAATCAAGTGATCCAAGGAAAAAAACAAAGAATGGAAGGAACTCTTTCTGATAATATCGAAATTTTAAACTTGATAGAATCAATTTACAGGCGAAAACAATGA
- a CDS encoding UDP-N-acetylmuramoyl-tripeptide--D-alanyl-D-alanine ligase, translated as MIAPFEYSLSTILSLFSKDWHWEQTENPTFQWITTSSMETKDRSLFVPLQGTRDGHEFISDALAKGALAFLCEKNHPILKTLSESERNRAILVPDCLVALGKLANYHRNRFQPIVLAITGSSGKTTTKDLLGGLFNFLNPKTLVVTEKNYNNEIGLPFTLFRITEKTRVAICELGMNHRGEISRLSHIAEPTHALITNIGSAHIENLKSRQTIAEEKIDIIQGMRPHSVLFVPDDLEFLSRVKLRTKQKNTKLIVWSHKKKPNLKTIQVKPNGFQLEWNGQKVEWKLPGEKLLSNVRGMFAVGIHFQINHHQILKTIETYKSPDKRLNINRGYYTIIDDCYNANPESMLSSIGATGQFAGNKNVVWILGSMKELGKFSKYYHEEVGKEIQKIGKGILLGFGEETKPMVKKVPDARCFLDVEELVQFVKTNVPKKSVLLVKGSRSMKMERIVMALETFKG; from the coding sequence ATGATCGCACCATTTGAATATTCCCTGTCAACTATTCTAAGTTTGTTTTCCAAAGACTGGCACTGGGAACAAACAGAGAATCCTACTTTCCAATGGATCACTACCTCCTCTATGGAAACAAAAGACCGGTCACTATTTGTACCTCTGCAGGGAACAAGAGATGGACATGAGTTTATCTCTGATGCCTTAGCCAAAGGTGCTTTGGCCTTCCTCTGCGAAAAAAATCATCCGATTTTAAAAACTCTTTCCGAATCCGAAAGGAACAGGGCCATCTTAGTTCCCGATTGTTTGGTGGCACTCGGAAAACTTGCAAATTATCACAGAAATCGATTCCAACCCATTGTTCTTGCGATCACAGGTTCTTCCGGAAAAACAACAACCAAGGATTTGTTAGGTGGTTTGTTCAATTTTTTAAATCCAAAAACTCTCGTTGTGACAGAAAAAAATTATAATAATGAAATTGGATTACCTTTTACTTTATTTCGAATCACAGAAAAAACTCGAGTTGCCATTTGTGAACTTGGGATGAACCACAGAGGAGAGATTTCAAGGCTTTCTCATATTGCAGAACCCACACATGCACTTATCACCAATATTGGTTCAGCTCATATAGAAAATCTCAAATCAAGACAAACAATCGCAGAAGAAAAGATAGATATCATCCAAGGAATGCGCCCCCACTCTGTTTTATTTGTACCGGATGATTTGGAATTTTTAAGCCGGGTAAAACTCAGAACGAAACAAAAAAATACCAAACTCATCGTTTGGAGTCATAAAAAGAAACCAAACTTAAAAACAATCCAAGTAAAACCAAATGGATTTCAACTGGAATGGAATGGCCAAAAGGTGGAATGGAAACTCCCTGGAGAAAAACTTTTAAGCAATGTTCGCGGAATGTTTGCAGTTGGTATACATTTCCAAATAAATCATCATCAAATTTTAAAAACAATAGAAACTTATAAAAGTCCCGACAAACGTTTGAATATCAATCGAGGATATTATACGATCATTGATGATTGTTACAACGCAAATCCTGAATCAATGCTTTCAAGCATCGGAGCGACAGGCCAGTTTGCGGGAAATAAAAATGTAGTCTGGATCCTTGGTTCAATGAAAGAACTTGGGAAATTTTCAAAATATTACCATGAAGAAGTTGGCAAAGAAATCCAAAAAATTGGGAAAGGAATCTTACTTGGATTTGGCGAAGAAACAAAGCCAATGGTAAAAAAAGTTCCGGATGCCCGATGTTTTCTGGATGTGGAAGAACTTGTTCAGTTCGTAAAAACAAACGTGCCAAAAAAATCTGTTTTGCTCGTGAAAGGTTCAAGGTCTATGAAAATGGAACGAATTGTTATGGCCTTGGAAACATTTAAGGGTTGA
- the purE gene encoding 5-(carboxyamino)imidazole ribonucleotide mutase produces the protein MPTNLPKVAVIMGSHSDWETMKEACDILSEFGVPYEKEIVSAHRSPERMVEFAKSAKQNGFGVIIAGAGGAAHLPGMTASLTTLPVLGVPVQSKALNGMDSLLSIVQMPKGVPVATLAIGTSGAANAGLLAVRILSLLDQSLHSKLESYADTNRKLALSKNDQLI, from the coding sequence ATGCCTACAAATCTACCTAAAGTAGCTGTGATCATGGGTTCTCATTCCGATTGGGAAACCATGAAAGAAGCTTGTGATATTTTGTCAGAGTTCGGAGTTCCTTATGAAAAGGAAATTGTGTCCGCTCATCGTTCTCCAGAACGAATGGTAGAATTTGCGAAATCGGCAAAACAAAATGGTTTTGGTGTGATCATTGCTGGTGCTGGTGGTGCTGCCCATTTACCGGGAATGACGGCTTCTCTAACCACGTTACCCGTATTAGGTGTTCCAGTTCAATCCAAAGCATTGAACGGAATGGATAGTCTTCTTTCTATTGTACAAATGCCGAAAGGTGTACCTGTTGCCACTCTTGCCATCGGAACCAGTGGTGCCGCAAATGCAGGTTTATTAGCAGTTCGGATTCTCTCTCTTTTGGACCAATCATTACATTCAAAGTTAGAGTCTTATGCGGATACAAATCGAAAGTTAGCTCTTTCGAAAAATGACCAACTTATCTAA